From a region of the Paenibacillus lutimineralis genome:
- a CDS encoding peptidoglycan recognition family protein: protein MITKGNFLLLELPEFRPWILKQHITRGISRLQVHHTWLPNYSTRKGQDHFKCLEGMRNSHLANGWSGTGQNITIFEDGKVAISLDRDLNKVPAGIAGANTGAICVEIIGDFDKGRDDMTSLQREAVGHVYACLASKLKIPVDTDHIVYHAWYTPSGSFLGDYVPNISSKTCPGTNFWGMGNTVASAKKGFLQDVQYEYDKLKESGDDAMTTVEKLEFDNLVKKVAKLEEETKKIPAPKWFVSEFGSSDLGGKISDPSFTLEGWRTLAVGLRVGK from the coding sequence ATGATCACGAAGGGGAATTTCCTTTTGCTTGAATTGCCAGAGTTCAGACCATGGATTCTCAAGCAGCATATTACTCGAGGTATCTCTCGTCTTCAGGTACACCATACTTGGCTGCCAAATTATTCGACACGTAAAGGACAAGATCACTTTAAATGCCTTGAGGGCATGAGAAATTCACATTTGGCTAATGGTTGGTCGGGAACCGGACAAAACATTACGATCTTCGAAGATGGAAAGGTTGCGATTAGCTTGGATAGGGACTTGAACAAAGTCCCTGCCGGTATTGCTGGAGCAAATACAGGTGCCATATGTGTGGAGATCATCGGCGATTTTGATAAAGGCAGAGACGATATGACTAGTTTGCAACGGGAAGCTGTCGGGCATGTATATGCTTGTTTGGCTTCGAAGTTGAAGATTCCTGTTGATACGGACCATATCGTTTATCATGCTTGGTATACGCCGTCAGGATCATTTCTAGGCGACTACGTTCCTAATATATCAAGCAAGACATGCCCAGGAACAAACTTCTGGGGAATGGGCAATACCGTAGCTTCAGCAAAGAAAGGTTTTTTACAAGATGTTCAATATGAATATGATAAGTTAAAAGAAAGTGGTGATGATGCAATGACAACCGTTGAGAAGTTGGAATTTGATAATCTAGTAAAGAAGGTAGCAAAGCTGGAAGAAGAAACAAAAAAAATACCTGCTCCTAAATGGTTTGTATCTGAATTCGGTAGTAGTGATTTAGGTGGTAAGATTAGCGATCCATCATTTACTTTAGAGGGTTGGCGAACACTAGCCGTAGGGTTACGTGTTGGTAAATAG
- a CDS encoding phage holin family protein → MMSVDTMVKAAVPTLSLLASYLFGGWSALLNILLVFVILDYITGVAAAAKEGKLKSNIGLWGIARKIIIFAIVAVAHLVDQALGGNHLFRDAAIFFYLANELLSLIENAGRLDAPIPPAMRQAVEVLRGKTGDKGADKQ, encoded by the coding sequence ATGATGAGTGTGGATACAATGGTAAAAGCAGCAGTACCAACATTAAGCCTGTTAGCGTCTTATTTATTTGGAGGCTGGTCGGCCTTGCTAAATATTCTGTTGGTGTTTGTGATATTAGATTACATTACAGGAGTTGCAGCTGCTGCCAAAGAAGGCAAGCTCAAAAGTAATATAGGTTTATGGGGCATAGCCCGTAAGATTATTATCTTCGCGATTGTAGCTGTTGCCCATTTGGTGGATCAGGCGCTGGGTGGTAATCATTTGTTTCGTGATGCAGCTATATTTTTTTACTTGGCCAATGAGTTATTGTCACTGATTGAGAACGCAGGTAGATTAGACGCACCTATTCCGCCAGCTATGCGGCAAGCCGTTGAGGTACTGCGTGGCAAGACAGGTGACAAAGGAGCGGATAAACAATGA
- a CDS encoding phage tail protein, with product MQPNPTMEAFDKDFKRLGTLIDAYQIERRRRLNSDNELSFLVPMTSDDYLEKLQLKGHVMDERGQYYVINTRQRQRTKKQLTALITCTHVMYKMNDYKVPYDDYITEAYGVHISTLLNKISGWTGGRFTFQVHDTFDLWDIKDFGRTTALAALTQVLNTYKAEVRPDNFIIHIYKKTGADDRFEFRTKKNIIRDSFKDDTTNLVTRMYAYMKDGVTFRGLPISHLTSEELSLLQSIPGAIKDGKIAVNYLLSPYVNYWGSQSVPYFDGENIQQDITDPIELLKSTRDELRKKEMPELDITVEAADLHKIDRDEHPPDLGDAATVFDPEMDMHRIAVRIVELTEYPYSMDQQTKVTLANFALKDDIDLIADLERSRKVMDNLLSGGRIRTEVFETFARQAVIDVHNSKTEVIYDSRGIILQSRVDPLGQVIMTADGIIFSQDGGKTANTAINHKGIAAPAIVGQLGSFVSMLIGSGNDVTQINTKGIAAGHADFNQAPFQVDMKGNVLANKLTANYAQIKSSNFKDGAIVGSSINVGNGKFTVSSAGEMYVEGGVYVGGTITGALLRTAVSGARIEINSSGLRAFDSSGYERIGITPANTGGGMGSINFKTAGSLTGYLASGSGLVQLVSNGRLFIASLDSNIQIQGKAYFYDHVQFGGGISGIAISHIEGLQAQLNSIIYKLDGLPGSSQTATNMSFDPNTRNLKLYSVTGGTLATVNIPK from the coding sequence ATGCAGCCTAATCCTACCATGGAGGCATTTGACAAGGATTTCAAACGGTTAGGCACTCTGATAGATGCATATCAAATCGAACGACGAAGACGGCTCAATAGCGATAATGAGCTGTCTTTTTTAGTGCCTATGACCAGTGATGATTATCTTGAAAAGCTTCAGCTCAAAGGTCACGTGATGGATGAGCGCGGTCAGTACTATGTGATTAACACTAGGCAAAGGCAGAGGACAAAGAAACAACTCACAGCGCTAATAACATGTACTCACGTTATGTACAAGATGAATGATTACAAAGTGCCGTATGATGATTACATCACAGAGGCTTATGGCGTTCACATTTCCACACTGCTAAATAAGATTAGTGGGTGGACAGGTGGGCGCTTCACGTTCCAGGTGCATGATACGTTTGACCTGTGGGATATAAAGGATTTCGGGAGGACAACGGCTCTAGCCGCGCTTACTCAAGTTCTTAACACCTACAAGGCAGAGGTTCGGCCAGATAACTTCATCATCCACATTTATAAGAAGACCGGGGCTGACGACCGATTCGAGTTTCGTACTAAGAAGAATATTATCCGGGACAGCTTCAAGGATGATACAACCAACTTGGTCACGCGGATGTACGCCTATATGAAAGATGGAGTAACGTTCCGAGGTCTTCCTATATCACATCTAACATCAGAGGAACTGAGCTTACTGCAGTCGATCCCTGGCGCGATCAAGGATGGCAAGATTGCAGTAAATTATCTTCTATCTCCATACGTAAACTATTGGGGCAGTCAGTCAGTTCCGTATTTCGATGGTGAGAATATTCAGCAAGATATCACGGACCCGATTGAACTGCTCAAATCAACCCGAGACGAGCTCAGAAAGAAGGAGATGCCAGAGCTGGATATTACGGTGGAGGCGGCTGATTTGCACAAGATCGACCGGGACGAGCATCCGCCTGACCTTGGCGACGCCGCAACAGTATTCGATCCGGAAATGGATATGCATCGTATCGCCGTCCGGATAGTCGAGCTCACAGAATACCCATATTCCATGGATCAACAAACTAAGGTGACGCTGGCCAACTTCGCATTGAAAGATGACATCGACCTTATAGCTGATCTTGAGCGTAGCCGTAAAGTGATGGATAACCTTCTTTCCGGTGGTCGTATACGGACGGAAGTTTTTGAAACATTCGCTCGGCAGGCTGTTATCGATGTGCATAATTCGAAAACAGAAGTTATTTATGATTCCAGAGGGATTATACTTCAAAGCCGTGTAGATCCATTGGGACAAGTTATTATGACTGCCGATGGCATCATATTTAGTCAAGATGGCGGAAAAACGGCCAATACAGCAATCAATCATAAAGGTATAGCGGCCCCGGCTATTGTCGGACAATTAGGTTCCTTTGTTTCCATGTTGATAGGTAGCGGAAATGACGTTACCCAAATCAACACCAAGGGGATTGCCGCTGGCCACGCAGACTTTAATCAGGCTCCGTTCCAGGTTGATATGAAGGGTAATGTGCTAGCCAACAAGCTGACTGCGAATTATGCGCAGATTAAAAGCTCGAATTTCAAGGATGGGGCCATTGTAGGATCGTCAATTAATGTTGGAAATGGTAAGTTCACTGTTAGCTCAGCAGGAGAAATGTATGTTGAAGGCGGCGTCTATGTTGGAGGAACAATTACCGGTGCATTGCTTCGTACGGCTGTGAGCGGGGCAAGAATAGAGATTAACTCATCAGGGTTAAGGGCGTTTGATTCGAGCGGATACGAGCGAATAGGCATAACACCGGCGAACACTGGTGGTGGAATGGGTTCTATCAACTTTAAAACAGCAGGTTCCCTTACGGGTTACCTCGCAAGCGGTTCAGGACTTGTACAGCTTGTTTCTAATGGAAGATTATTCATCGCATCGTTAGATAGTAATATTCAAATTCAAGGCAAGGCTTACTTTTATGATCATGTGCAGTTTGGCGGTGGGATCAGCGGCATCGCTATCTCGCACATAGAGGGTCTTCAGGCTCAATTAAACTCAATTATTTATAAACTTGATGGTCTGCCTGGATCTTCGCAAACCGCGACAAATATGTCTTTTGATCCGAATACAAGAAATCTTAAACTGTACAGTGTGACCGGAGGGACTCTTGCGACTGTAAACATACCTAAATGA
- a CDS encoding phage distal tail protein, translating to MNMFGGGFNNLAFNSQTENEVNIVDLSAHLSGEGRVSLAATSMEMHASSHLSGEGRAMGEYIREYSLEPERMSGEGRVSASFIREIRPSIHMSGEGRMVADANRYHVDFIEFTDIFKPGDVIIIDSGKFKITRNGVNVSHLYNGDFFNLNLGENKLTWTDPATGREILFRITYQDRVLY from the coding sequence ATGAATATGTTTGGTGGAGGATTCAACAATCTTGCGTTTAACTCTCAAACCGAAAATGAAGTAAATATTGTCGATTTATCAGCCCACCTATCAGGTGAAGGGCGAGTTTCTCTGGCAGCTACTTCAATGGAGATGCATGCCTCTTCCCATTTATCAGGCGAAGGACGAGCTATGGGCGAATATATCAGGGAATACTCCTTGGAGCCTGAAAGAATGAGCGGCGAGGGGCGAGTGTCAGCATCCTTTATACGGGAGATTAGACCAAGCATACACATGTCAGGCGAGGGCAGAATGGTTGCCGATGCTAATAGATATCATGTTGACTTCATCGAGTTTACAGATATCTTCAAGCCAGGTGATGTAATCATCATTGATTCCGGCAAGTTTAAAATAACCCGTAATGGCGTCAATGTCTCACACCTGTACAACGGGGATTTCTTCAATCTGAATCTTGGTGAAAATAAATTGACCTGGACAGACCCAGCAACCGGCAGGGAGATTCTTTTCCGGATAACGTATCAGGACAGGGTGCTGTATTGA
- a CDS encoding XkdX family protein, whose protein sequence is MFNSEFERLSYCYEKKWVSDVQLKLYVQFGVITAAEFKVITGKDYKA, encoded by the coding sequence ATGTTTAATAGTGAATTTGAAAGACTATCGTACTGTTACGAAAAGAAATGGGTATCTGATGTACAACTTAAGTTATATGTACAGTTTGGTGTAATCACAGCAGCAGAGTTTAAGGTTATCACGGGTAAGGATTATAAGGCATGA
- a CDS encoding phage tail fiber protein, with amino-acid sequence MAVITEDTVLLSKSNYWKKACLNAALRGQVFTPPSRIYLALYTSNPTDADTGQEITGGGYRRVEVSFSDPLMSSRRAVTSNKVDVAFPVATADQGVAAYLGIRDSENGGNLLYHGALKKPREILENDLLRFLIGQLVVDEG; translated from the coding sequence ATGGCAGTCATTACGGAAGATACAGTTTTGTTATCTAAGTCGAACTATTGGAAAAAGGCTTGCTTAAATGCAGCTCTTAGAGGTCAAGTATTTACACCACCATCCAGAATCTATCTTGCTCTATATACTAGTAACCCTACAGATGCAGACACGGGGCAAGAGATCACAGGAGGAGGATACAGACGTGTTGAAGTATCATTCTCTGATCCACTTATGTCTTCTCGCAGAGCAGTTACGAGCAATAAAGTAGATGTTGCCTTCCCTGTCGCTACAGCGGATCAAGGGGTTGCTGCCTACCTGGGGATACGAGATTCTGAAAACGGAGGGAATTTGCTCTACCACGGTGCGCTTAAGAAGCCGAGAGAGATTCTTGAGAATGACTTACTTCGTTTTCTTATCGGTCAGCTTGTTGTAGATGAGGGGTGA
- a CDS encoding phage tail domain-containing protein, whose protein sequence is MDLDVSVNGQWASTIGAILVERNIPGLPEVSENIIEVAGRDGALDFGSSYSPRPIGLGFFIAGDDYDKTVGLIMRMFNIRRGQLDIVFSDRPGKHYLAQYRGTMGFDESAGNRIVEIPLKMYDPFPRLEEKISELTITKSPQVITVDSIGDERTSAVIVLTNIGSSSLTKFTIKNEYKVE, encoded by the coding sequence ATGGATCTCGATGTATCGGTGAATGGTCAATGGGCTTCTACGATTGGGGCAATATTGGTTGAAAGGAATATTCCTGGATTACCGGAAGTAAGTGAAAACATCATAGAAGTTGCTGGCCGAGATGGAGCTCTGGACTTCGGCAGCAGTTATTCGCCCCGGCCAATTGGTCTGGGCTTTTTTATTGCCGGTGATGATTATGACAAGACAGTTGGGCTGATCATGCGAATGTTCAATATCCGCCGTGGCCAGCTTGATATTGTCTTTAGTGATCGACCAGGCAAGCACTATTTAGCTCAGTATCGTGGAACGATGGGTTTTGATGAGTCTGCAGGGAATCGGATCGTCGAGATACCCTTGAAAATGTACGATCCATTCCCCAGGTTAGAAGAAAAGATTTCAGAGTTGACGATAACCAAATCACCACAAGTAATTACGGTAGATTCTATCGGTGATGAGCGAACCAGCGCTGTCATTGTGCTTACAAATATCGGATCTTCTTCACTGACAAAATTTACGATTAAGAACGAATATAAAGTCGAATAG